One Salinimonas marina DNA segment encodes these proteins:
- a CDS encoding ZapG family protein, which produces MDVLIPVALLLVGLIIGFFVARYVYTKEAGNKSVKQAEKNVKEILNQQAEHHLYQTRQTVEAIEAQCQTLRAQVEEYESLLKQGTGEEETVPFYGEHAATYLRNNIKGREKASVTSVHSTQPKDFANTGSGLFVGTIESSTAEKENK; this is translated from the coding sequence ATGGATGTACTAATTCCTGTTGCCCTACTTCTGGTCGGTTTAATTATCGGTTTTTTTGTGGCTCGCTATGTCTATACCAAAGAGGCTGGCAACAAGTCGGTCAAACAGGCTGAAAAAAATGTAAAAGAGATTTTAAATCAGCAGGCCGAACATCATCTGTACCAGACCCGCCAGACGGTCGAAGCTATCGAAGCGCAGTGTCAGACGTTGCGAGCCCAGGTTGAAGAGTACGAAAGCCTGCTGAAACAGGGGACCGGGGAAGAAGAAACGGTGCCCTTTTATGGTGAGCACGCTGCAACTTACCTACGTAACAATATCAAAGGACGTGAAAAAGCCTCGGTAACTTCGGTTCACAGCACCCAACCCAAAGATTTTGCCAATACGGGATCGGGCTTATTTGTCGGCACTATTGAGTCGTCTACCGCAGAAAAAGAGAATAAATAG